From the Labeo rohita strain BAU-BD-2019 chromosome 21, IGBB_LRoh.1.0, whole genome shotgun sequence genome, the window taatattatttcacaatattactgttttttttgttttttttaaaccaaataacTGCAGCCTTGATAAGAGTAAAAGACGTCTTTCAAAAAAtggcagtgtgtgtatttatgtgatATGTTTTTTACCAACAACCATAAGATTGAACACAAATCCCTTTTTCACTGCTTTCTGTTGGACTTGATTTGGCAGTGTCACAATGCCAACATATTTCTGGGAGAGACAGTGaaaaataatcatataaatAATCTTTGTAAAgcttaacaatattactgtttttcacataaatgcagcctttgtaaACATTAGAGACTTAAACATACTTTGGCCACTGAAGGTCTAGGTGTTTAGCATGTCACAGTACCTCTAAAAAGTCATGGGGGTCAAAGCGGCCACCTGGACTCTTAGGTCTAAGAGGTGATTTGTCATCAGCGTGATGTGTCTTTTCTTCAGATAGAGAAGACGACGAACCGAATGTGTGGGAGAAATGGATACTTTCATCTTTGTCTTCCGCTTGAGTGGAGTCACAAAGAGAAGTGTCAGGATCCCTGAGGAGACTCTCCGTTCCAGAGTCAACCAGTTCTATGGAAAACTGGGAAAAAGGCAGACTGATTGAATGTGATGATTGACAGCTTGTGTGAAATGAATCTATACTTTTCCTAAACCTTTCAAAgctacatataaaaatataaaacctaCCTCCTCGACTAGGGGAGATATTCATGAAAAGATATTGTGGCATgagaaatagacaaaaaaagaaaaaaaaaaagaattaattttcTAAAGTAATTTTCTTGACAACACCAACTGTATATagcatacatatttaatatttctctaTAAAAGTTCACAGACATAAAAATTGACAGATGTTACCTTGAAGGTCAGTGTCCTCAATCTGTAAACCTATAGTGGATGTTTAATAGACATTGtggatatttatttaataaatagctGTTAgaccatttttatgtttgtgagAGAccctaccctggtgaaaaaaaacagtataaacctttgctggtttatgctggtcatattgctggtcaaggaccagcttaaaccagcaaaggacgaccttaaaccagcaaaggaccagcataaaccagctaaggatcagcttaaaccagcatcaaaacatacctaaccagcatcccagcatcaaaacatacctaccagctcctgttattaacatgctcacagatgtttttcttatgttatttgttttttagtgatctgatacctgcacaacagatgaatcctgctgTCTATCAAACTGAGAGTGCTGTActaacatcagatgttcaactacacatATTCTAGTGTAAAAAGaagttccttgactactgatgatgagttttgtaagtacttaaatatcaggtatgatttacttttttcacttgttgaacagaattcagaaaacagttttcagaaactacacaaagtctgttcacatctctgtggttagatcagggtgctcaataatgtgtatttgaccttcattatgtatgttttgatgatactgtgttgtaaataaaatacaaataatctaaaactccattctttgaatctcccattgtttctacctgacagtcacagtgtCATTGATGGGCCATCAGGGAGGgctctttgtctctcaggtgtgaattgcTAAATATTCATGGGTCATTGCCACTCcttcgcatattccctttcgatcacaaaacatgtcttagaaaatttacatcattatattgttttctctgaACGAGTGaacgagatgattttcacataattttgtagaaaaaactctagactaccacatccagttctcaaaagtcttgtgaactgatgttctgaatgtgtttcatggccttgtttcagtgacttaaaacatttagttttttaccacgcataaacgttattttctcaaaaacacaaacatgtacattcatgtttcttacatattattgtagcccagtttgtgctgattacagtgtaaccagccatgaatatgtttttaatatactgaaaaaagcacaaatgtcagggcatgtcaaaacttctccagggccccaaaacaccctcagaccccagagggttaaggtggtcctttgctggtttatgctggtccttgaccagcaacatgaccagcataaaccagcaaagaaccagcataaaccagcatcaaaaaataccgaaccagcatcccagcatcaaaacatacctaccagcatatgctgtttttttcaccagggagcatataaaattgatttaaaaggAGTAGCATACAGCAGTCAGAGAATAAATCTAGGCTAATAATATGAACAGtcatgttttactttttgtctCGGGTCTCCCagaaaaatgtatgttatttaaatatagcAATTACTCTTAGATTAGTTACGGTAATTACGTTTCGTACTGATATCCAAATGTTTGTTCATATTCAGATATTCCGTCGCTTCGAGCTATTAGATGTCCTGGGTTTTCGGTTAGCATAACTAAGGCTGATTACATCGAAGGTTTatctatattaataaatactcaCTCTGCTTATCCATTATGCTTCTCAGCTCTGGAGAAATGCTAGTTTTGCCTAGAAAGGAGTAAAGCGATGACCTCTCGTCAACCAGTCAGTggtaaatgtgtaaaataacagtaaatctacgaaaaaagtattattttttacttgttAAGGAGGATTTGTTTCGCTGACTGAACTAAACCGTTAAACTGGctcaaatgaaatcaaatgaaaacaaaacatttattcgAATTTCACAGTATCCGACACGTGAAACACAAAgcatacatacatgtaaaataataacaataatactaataaaaaagtcTACAAGCGTACATAGagacataaacaaaaataattaaaacaaataacattataataataaaatattaaacatacattttataaagctttttttttttttttttcagcttacATTTATAATACTATTCTTTAGAACAatctaccctggtgaaaaaaacagcatatgcttgtaggtatgttttggtgctggtttaagctggtcctttgctggttcatgctggtccttgaccagcaaaaaccagcaaaggaccagcttaaaccagtcaagtcaagtcacctttatttatatagcgcctttaataatacagaattgtgacaaggcggctgtacagtattaaataggaaacagtacatcaacaatggtaacagtaaacactcacttATTTTACtcaccagctaaggaccagcataaaccagcaaaggaccagcttaaaccagcatcaaaacctacctaaccagcatcccagcatcaaaacatacctaccagcatatgctgtttttttcaccagggtattaGCACCTTTGTGTCTGAGACCAGTACAAAGTGATTGCAGCAGATTGTACAACTGaaaccttgtaaaatatgtgaccccAAAATATATTCGGACacttaaaaaatttacaaaatgcattacatacattttacatacaattttgttaattttgcatttacatacatttacatacattataattaattaaacaattgatcttttctaaaaaaaaaaatgcaaaaatggctCAGAAAACTATTTAactacattcatacatttttaagtggAGTCACTGTAACAGTATGAGATTTAGGGCCAGTTGCATAACCTGTGTTAAGATTATGTCTTAAGAACTAGCCTGACCAGCTAGCAGTTAGCAAAAGTAATGAGTCTTATTTTCCTGATTCAAATGAGAAAATCTATGTTTTAATGTAACAGGCTTTAAAAAGACTAACTTGTAAGACTAGTCTAAACATTCCACGCAACCGCCCACAAATCAAATGGAGTTTCAGCTTCTGCCTAAGGCTGAGTTCTCCATCTGTTTTGAAGGAATCCCATACGTTTTTTTTGACTGTCTGTGTTTCTCCCAAAACTCTTGGCAGATTTTGTCCAGTTCTGACATCAGAGGAAGTCTAATCTCCATGTGCATCTTTAGGTTCTCCAGCCACTCCTCTAATTTAGCAAAACTGGGACTATAGAATGAAACAGGGAGAAAAGGCCGCATATCAGCAAACGAGATTTTCTTAGTGTTAAGGTTATGTAGATTTGTAACTAATAATCACCGTTTTTCAGCCTCCAAGGCACAACACTGAACCGCGATGGGAAAGAAAGACTCAAGGCAATCTTCGGACCAATAGCGCTCCAAGAATTCGTTCACATTCAGTCCAAACTCCTGTGTGCGAGGCAGGTAATCCGGATCGGCATATACTCTTCCGATAATCTGTCATGagaaatatacatatatgtgttcaattatattaaaataaaaatgatgactAAAAGTAGAGATATATGCAAGTTTACCTCACAAATAATAATCCCGAATGAGAAAATGTCAACATGTTCATCATAGACTTTTCCTGCAGGTGAGAAATGATATGtataaaaactgcaaaatgttcattccTCATCACCAGTCTTTGATTTTTAAGTCATAAGACTCACCTTGGATCATTTCTGGTGCCATCCAGTAGGGGTTGCCCACCACCGTATATCGTTTTTTACGACCAAGCTTGTTCAGTTTAGACATCTGTCCAGGAGAGGAGCTCTTTTCTTCCTTTACAAGCTGAGCCAAACCAAAGTCAGCAACTACCACTGTTTGGTTCTGTAAGGAAAACCAGTACTGTCACACAATTCAGTTCAGTTGAACACATTCTCTACGTTTATGAGTATTGAGATTCTGACCTCTCGGACAAAGCAGTTGTGCGAGTTTAGATCCCGGTGAATGACATTCATCGAATGTAGGTAAGCCTGTGTTGGacagagaaaataaatgtatgtgtagTCTATATTTGGATGCCAACTAGCTTTAGATTCTCATTCCCTGTCAAGACATGTCTTTGCATTAAGGAATTAGGCAAGAGATTGGATATCTGATGTAAACAATTCCATTTTACTTGCATTGTTGGATAGCAAAAAACTGCTTGTACACTTCAAACTCAATGTTTTCTTCACATTACATCTCTTTTCATTACATACCATTCCAGCGGCAATGTCCTTGGTGTAGCTCACTCTAAGTTTCCAAGGGTGATCCCTGTCCtaatttatgacaaaaattGAGTTCACTCACTTTAAAACCATAACAGCTTGTTTTTTTGGTCAAGAACATATAGACTTTATGCAGTGAAAGTATATCaagtatagaaaaaaacaaaccattttCTGGATGGTGTCTCTCAGAGTTCCTCCTTGCACATACTCGGAGATCAGGTTGAGCCTTTTGTCTTTGTAGAGGATGCCGATAAACTTTAAGACATTAGGATGTTCTAGGCATCTCATTACTTTAACCTGAagccaacattttttttttgattagcaaCCAATTCATTTGAGCCTTAGTggtctgaaaaagaaaaaactacaACAAACCTCTTTCAGGAATGTCTTCTGGGTGTCTTCATCAAATTGTAGAAGTTCCTTAATCACCATGACCTCACCAGTTTCCAAATGTGTCACCTGACAACCCAAAGGAAGTGGTTAATTCTGTACTGTCAGTTTGTGATCTTGGGTGTGACTCAATGTGATCATTCAGAGTATTTCTTTACCTTTATGGCTTGTCCAAAACAACCTTTTCCCAAAATTTCCCCGTATATTAGGTCAGAGGGTCTGAAAATTCGTTGTGTTTTATCAGTAGGGTCAAAACGCAAAGACTCTGATCGATTGATGTCTCTTCTATGGGAAAGAAGTGCAGCGTGTCGTTGCGAGCATGGGGCTTTATCAATACTACAGCTGCGCCTACAGAGGCAGACAAAGAGAAATTAATAATGTTAGTAAGGGCATGACAGAAATGTgacctttttaattatttggtgGGTTTTTTATGATATGCAAAAAATTATTAGTAACTAAACCAGGGTTTTATCTTTTTACAGGGAAAATGTagtcagctttgaaatcacagggaataaattacattttaaaatatattaaaatagaaaacagttattttaaacagtacaaatattttaaaatgttactgttttcgATGTACtcaaatgcaggtttggtgagcagaagagacgtcttaaaaaacattaaaaatcttactgttcaacaacttttgactggtagtgtataatgtttgaCACCTATAACAAACCTGTACAGCAGattctttaaaatgacttcctgactttttatcaaattacatttacaaatgttcTTAATTTTAGTCCTGTTACCCAGtaaaaaactcaaaaatcaGCTTAAATTAAAAGTGCTTTAcgatttcaagatttttttttccaaagaatATATCTTGAATCAATATACAttgacattcaaaagtttggaatcaaaacaatttttcatgttttttttttttttaagtctcttatgctcatcaaagttccatttatttgatcaaaaaaaaagaaaaaagtaatattgtgaaatattattgcaacttaaaataacagttatatacattataatatacattaaaatataatttatttttgtgatgcaaagctgaattttcatcagccattactccagtcttcactgtcacatgatcctttagaaatcattctaatatgctaatttattatcagttgtgctgcctgatgtttttttttttgaaacctgattcttttttcaggattctttgacgaataaaaaataaaaagaacagcatttatttaagatagaaatattttctaacaatataagtctttactaatactttttatcaatttaacatatccttggtgaatataagtaataatttctttcaaacgaagaaagaaagaaaaaattaactgaccccaaactttgaacggtagtgtatattgttacaaaaaaagttctattttaaataaatgctgttctttttaacattttattcatcaaagaatcctgaaaaagtatcacacgttccaaaaaatatacatattaagcagcacaactgtttttaacattgataataaatcagcattttagaatgatttctgaaggaccatgtgacactgaagactggagtaatgatgctgaaaattcagctttgcatcacattaataaattcaaaagcttggagtcagtataattgttttttttttgggagggGATTATAGAATTGAATTCTTTcatttagtaaggatgctttaaattgatcaaaaattatgatttatacatttataatgttacaaaaaacattctaaacataaaaaaattctatttcagataaatgctgttcttctgaactttctgttcatcaaagaaacctgaaaaaaatctgctcagctgttttcaacataattataataataataataattttaatttgcatcacattaataaattctattttaaagaattttaaaatagaaaaccactattttaaattgcaatattttacaatattactgttttttctgtatttttatccaataaatgcagccttgatgagcagaaaagatttttttaacaaacattaaaaatcatactgatctcaaactttttgaactttttgacAAAATGGCgttgtttcttgttttaagtataaatcatataaaaaaaaatcatgtgctttctctaaaaaaaaggcctttttttgtttctcaaaCAATGAATGTTGCttagatataaaataattagatattttttatctaaaaaaacaagaaaaaattattttgtttgcagCGTATTACTATATGTAATCAAATCTGACAGTGCCATAATTCTTACAGAATATTTTTGGATCGTGGGCTTATTCGTCTGTTGCTGGCAAGGGAAAAGATTCCCAGTTTTCCAGGCTGGTCCAGCTCTTCTCCCAGTAGGCCAGACAAGTCttcttgttttgtgtgttcCTTAGGATCATGTTCAGTTGTGATTTGTAACCAGTGCTCTGTATCATGAATCACCAGAtctatctatttaaaaaaaaacaaaatataaagagTAATGATGAAATGAGATGTGTCGTCATGATTTTCACTATCTTATCTGAGAGGCAGGACTGACCTCACTGAGTGGAATGTTCTGGACAGAAATTCCATTGATCTCAAGAATCTTGTCTCCAACATGGATCAAAGGCTTAACTTCAGGGCTCAGGCTGTGCATGTCCAGTCTGTGAATTTTTTAGGAGAAAGCAATCATtaattgaataaattatttaataaaatcatgttCAGTGGTCCTATATTTTTGCTCAGATGTAACTGTGTCTAAAGCGACAACTTACTGAGATACGACGATCAAAGGGCCTGCGTCCTTCTCCTCCACTGTGAAGGATAAACCTCGCCTGCTTTCTGCAGAAGGAGGAAATGACATCGA encodes:
- the limk1b gene encoding LOW QUALITY PROTEIN: LIM domain kinase 1 (The sequence of the model RefSeq protein was modified relative to this genomic sequence to represent the inferred CDS: deleted 1 base in 1 codon), which codes for MLKSCQDLYCRRGGNARCCECSSVLSGWYYERDGQFFCKKDYGSRFGEQCHGCSESITTGLIMVAGKHKYHPECFLCESCGMFIGDGDSFILVDYTNLYCEQCGHQKVSTQHSAAKCSRLPHTLTSMSFPPSAESRRGLSFTVEEKDAGPLIVVSQLDMHSLSPEVKPLIHVGDKILEINGISVQNIPLSEIDLVIHDTEHWLQITTEHDPKEHTKQEDLSGLLGEELDQPGKLGIFSLASNRRISPRSKNILRSCSIDKAPCSQRHAALLSHRRDINRSESLRFDPTDKTQRIFRPSDLIYGEILGKGCFGQAIKVTHLETGEVMVIKELLQFDEDTQKTFLKEVKVMRCLEHPNVLKFIGILYKDKRLNLISEYVQGGTLRDTIQKMDRDHPWKLRVSYTKDIAAGMAYLHSMNVIHRDLNSHNCFVRENQTVVVADFGLAQLVKEEKSSSPGQMSKLNKLGRKKRYTVVGNPYWMAPEMIQGKVYDEHVDIFSFGIIICEIIGRVYADPDYLPRTQEFGLNVNEFLERYWSEDCLESFFPIAVQCCALEAEKRPSFAKLEEWLENLKMHMEIRLPLMSELDKICQEFWEKHRQSKKTYGIPSKQMENSALGRS